AGCTTTGAACCTTTGTATCGAAGCGGACAAAAAAGGTATCTGGGAAGATTTTGGTGTAGAGCTTATCGGTGTGGATATCGATGCAATTAATATTACGGAGGATCGTGAAAAGTTCCGTGAACTGATGTTGAAAATTGGAGTGGGCATGGCACCACAGGCAACGGCAACGTCCTTTCTAAAAGGAAAGGAAATTGCCCAGCAATTTGGTTTTCCCTTGGTAATTAGGGCATCCTATACCTTAGGTGGGGCAGGAGCCTCTATCGTATATAGACCCGAGGACTTTGATGACCTATTGAGCCATGGACTCGAAATTTCCCCAATTCATGAGGTGATGATCGATAAGGCCTTGATGGGTTGGAAAGAATATGAATTGGAGCTGTTGCGGGACAAGAACGATAATGTGGTCATCATCTGTACCATTGAAAATATGGATCCCATGGGAATCCATACAGGCGATTCCATCACCGTAGCGCCTGCCATGACACTTTCGGATAGGACCTTCCAAAGAATGCGGGACATGGCTATCAAAATGATGCGCAGCATCGGGGATTTTGAGGGCGGTTGTAACGTTCAGTTTGCCGTGAGTCCGGACGAAAAGGAAGATATCATAGCCATCGAAATCAACCCAAGGGTTTCTAGATCTTCGGCCTTGGCTTCCAAAGCGACTGGATACCCCATCGCAAAGGTCGCCACGAAATTGGCCATAGGGTATAGTCTGGACGAGTTGGAGAATCAGATTACAAAATCCACATCGGCCTTGTTCGAACCTACATTGGATTATGTTATCGTGAAAATTCCAAGATGGAACTTTGATAAGTTCGAGGGATCAGACCGCACGTTAGGTCTACAGATGAAATCTGTTGGCGAGGTCATGGGTATTGGACGTTCGTTTCAAGAAGCCTTACATAAGGCTACACAGTCCCTTGAAATCAAGCGAAACGGTCTTGGGGCCGATGGGAAGGGATATAAGGATTATGACCAGATTATCAGCAAATTGACAAGCCCTAGCTGGGATAGGGTATTCGTAATCTATGATGCCATTCAAATGGGAATTCCATTGAGTAGGATTCATGAGATTACCAAAATAGATATGTGGTTCCTCAAGCAATACGAGGAACTCTATCAGCTTGAAAAGGAAATATCAAAATATACCATTGCGACCTTATCCAAGGAATTGTTGTTGGAAGCCAAGCAAAAAGGTTTTGCGGATAGGCAGATTGCCCATATGTTGGATTGTTACGAAAGTGAGGTCTACAACAAGCGTACGGAACTTAATGTAAATAGGGTGTACAAACTGGTGGATACCTGCGCGGCCGAGTTCAAGGCCATGACACCGTATTACTATTCCACTTTTGAGGAGGAAATAGAGAAACCGGATGGTACCCGATATGTGGAGAATGACAGCGTGGTCACAGATAGGAAGAAAATAGTGGTGTTGGGCTCAGGTCCAAACCGAATCGGGCAGGGGATAGAGTTCGATTATTGCTGTGTGCACGGTGTGTTGGCTGCTGCCGAATGTGGTTATGAGACCATAATGATCAACTGTAACCCTGAGACAGTTTCAACCGATTTCGATACAGCTGATAAACTTTATTTTGAACCTGTTTTCTGGGAACATATTTACGACATTATCAGACATGAAAAACCGGAAGGGGTAATCGTGCAATTGGGCGGTCAAACGGCATTGAAATTGGCCGAAAAGCTTTCCAAATACGGCATTAAAATTATAGGCACGAGTTTTGAATCCCTGGATTTGGCTGAGGACAGGGGAAGCTTCTCCGAACTTCTTAAAAAGAACAATATTCCGTACCCTAGGTTTGGGGTGGCGGAGACGGCCGAAGAAGCTTTGACGCTAGCGGATGAACTGGATTTTCCATTATTGGTAAGACCATCCTATGTTTTAGGAGGTCAGGGTATGAAAATCGTCATCAACAAGGAGGAATTGGAAGCGCATGTGGTGGACCTGCTTCGGAAAATCCCAAATAACAAATTATTATTGGACCATTATTTGGACGGAGCCATTGAAGCGGAGGCAGATGCCATTTGTGATGGAAAGGATGTATATATCATCGGTATTATGGAGCATATTGAACCCTGCGGAATTCATTCCGGGGACTCTAATGCTACCTTACCTCCATTTAATCTGGGCGAATTTGTAATGCAGCAGATAAA
Above is a window of Maribacter algicola DNA encoding:
- the carB gene encoding carbamoyl-phosphate synthase large subunit, which produces MPKRKDLNSILIIGSGPIIIGQACEFDYAGSQSLRSLREDGIETILINSNPATIMTDPSMADHVYLKPLTTKSIVEILKAHPQIDAVLPTMGGQTALNLCIEADKKGIWEDFGVELIGVDIDAINITEDREKFRELMLKIGVGMAPQATATSFLKGKEIAQQFGFPLVIRASYTLGGAGASIVYRPEDFDDLLSHGLEISPIHEVMIDKALMGWKEYELELLRDKNDNVVIICTIENMDPMGIHTGDSITVAPAMTLSDRTFQRMRDMAIKMMRSIGDFEGGCNVQFAVSPDEKEDIIAIEINPRVSRSSALASKATGYPIAKVATKLAIGYSLDELENQITKSTSALFEPTLDYVIVKIPRWNFDKFEGSDRTLGLQMKSVGEVMGIGRSFQEALHKATQSLEIKRNGLGADGKGYKDYDQIISKLTSPSWDRVFVIYDAIQMGIPLSRIHEITKIDMWFLKQYEELYQLEKEISKYTIATLSKELLLEAKQKGFADRQIAHMLDCYESEVYNKRTELNVNRVYKLVDTCAAEFKAMTPYYYSTFEEEIEKPDGTRYVENDSVVTDRKKIVVLGSGPNRIGQGIEFDYCCVHGVLAAAECGYETIMINCNPETVSTDFDTADKLYFEPVFWEHIYDIIRHEKPEGVIVQLGGQTALKLAEKLSKYGIKIIGTSFESLDLAEDRGSFSELLKKNNIPYPRFGVAETAEEALTLADELDFPLLVRPSYVLGGQGMKIVINKEELEAHVVDLLRKIPNNKLLLDHYLDGAIEAEADAICDGKDVYIIGIMEHIEPCGIHSGDSNATLPPFNLGEFVMQQIKDHTKKIALALNTVGLINIQFAIKDDIVYIIEANPRASRTVPFIAKAYKEPYVNYATKVMLGEKKIKDFDFKPHLEGYAIKQPVFSFNKFPNVNKNLGPEMKSTGESILFIDSLKDDEFYNLYARRKMYLSK